Proteins from a genomic interval of Clostridium sp. 'deep sea':
- the ruvA gene encoding Holliday junction branch migration protein RuvA translates to MYAYLKGKLAYKTPDYAVVDVNGVGYKVFTTNVSGFNKNENIQLFTYLNVRETEMTLYGFVNQEDLRLFEQLITVNGIGPKVALNILNHISAKDFYVAVMYDDEKALTKLPGIGKKTAKRIILDLKEKLSKMDITTEMEAVSLNEVTSKPNSALGEVIEALIALGYDASVANRVAKTQSKAKPDYTVEQLLKLCLRSLATM, encoded by the coding sequence ATGTATGCGTATTTAAAAGGCAAATTAGCTTATAAAACACCTGATTATGCTGTGGTAGATGTAAATGGTGTTGGTTATAAAGTATTTACAACCAATGTGTCGGGCTTTAATAAAAATGAAAATATTCAACTTTTTACATATCTGAATGTAAGAGAGACAGAAATGACCCTTTATGGCTTTGTTAATCAGGAGGATTTAAGGCTCTTTGAACAGCTAATTACAGTAAATGGAATTGGTCCTAAAGTAGCTTTAAACATTCTTAATCATATAAGTGCCAAGGATTTTTATGTAGCAGTTATGTATGACGATGAAAAGGCTTTAACTAAATTGCCTGGTATAGGTAAAAAAACAGCCAAAAGAATTATTTTAGATCTTAAAGAAAAACTAAGTAAAATGGATATAACAACAGAAATGGAGGCTGTTTCACTAAATGAAGTAACAAGCAAGCCGAATAGTGCTTTGGGTGAAGTGATTGAGGCACTTATTGCTTTAGGTTATGATGCCTCAGTAGCCAATAGGGTTGCTAAAACGCAATCTAAAGCCAAGCCAGATTATACAGTTGAACAGCTATTAAAGCTGTGTTTACGTAGCTTAGCGACAATGTAA